Genomic segment of Petrotoga mexicana DSM 14811:
TAGGTGGTGGAGGATTCGCCTTTTAAAAAAAGAAAGGGGTTTAAAATGAGATATCTAAATTTTGGAATAGGTGATAAAATCCCAGAGTTTTCACTTAAAGATGTTGATGGTAATCAGATTAATAGCAGGGATTTTATTGGAAAATGGCTTGTCCTCTATTTTTATCCGCGAGATAACACTCCTGGTTGTACTAAAGAAGCAGTTGATTTTTCAAACTACTTAGAAGATTTTAAAAAATATAATTGCCAAATAGTTGGGGTAAGTCCCGATACTGTAGAAAAACATGCAAACTTTAAAGAAAAACACAATTTAAAAGTGATTTTACTAAGTGACCCTGAACATTCCATTCTGGAAAAATTTGGTGTTTGGCAACTAAAAAAGAATTATGGTAAAGAAAATTGGGGAGTTGTCAGATCAACACTTCTGATAGATCCAAATGGAATTATTAAAAAAGTATGGGAAAATGTAAGAGTAAAAGATCATGTTTTAGAGGTATTGGAAAGCTTGAAAGATCTATCAAACAACAGGGAGTAAACTCCCTGTTGTTTGTAATAGTCTATTTTATTGAATTCTTCTACTGCCTACTACCTAGTTGACCATTGTACATGAACAAATATGAGCATGAATAAGTTCTTCCTTTGCTTGGACTTTCATCCAATTAGCAAATCCTTCTAAATATTAATTAAACAGTGAAATTCACTTTTTATATTACTTTAGTT
This window contains:
- the bcp gene encoding thioredoxin-dependent thiol peroxidase, which codes for MRYLNFGIGDKIPEFSLKDVDGNQINSRDFIGKWLVLYFYPRDNTPGCTKEAVDFSNYLEDFKKYNCQIVGVSPDTVEKHANFKEKHNLKVILLSDPEHSILEKFGVWQLKKNYGKENWGVVRSTLLIDPNGIIKKVWENVRVKDHVLEVLESLKDLSNNRE